A single Micromonospora luteifusca DNA region contains:
- a CDS encoding YcnI family copper-binding membrane protein — protein sequence MTRFRRTATAAAALAFTAAATAVLGFAGPASAHVTVNPKEATQGGYARLAFRVPNESDTASTTKLEVTLPAEAPVGSVSTMPVPGWTVAMEKRKVDPPIEVHGSQLTEAVSKITWTATGDAAVKPGQFQEFPVSMGPLPQVDTMIFKILQTYSDGNISRWIEPPTPGAEEPEHPAPVLTLAPAAAPAGSAAPTAAGTAVASPDDDDDDEGNGLAVGLGVAGLVAGLAGLVLGGLAFARSRREPVVKA from the coding sequence ATGACCCGATTCCGGCGTACCGCAACCGCCGCTGCCGCCTTGGCGTTCACCGCCGCCGCCACCGCTGTGCTCGGCTTCGCCGGACCGGCGTCCGCTCACGTCACGGTGAACCCGAAGGAGGCGACCCAGGGCGGCTACGCCCGGCTGGCGTTCCGGGTGCCCAACGAGAGTGACACCGCCTCGACCACCAAGCTGGAGGTGACGCTGCCGGCGGAAGCACCGGTCGGTTCGGTGTCGACCATGCCGGTGCCCGGGTGGACGGTGGCGATGGAGAAGCGCAAGGTGGACCCGCCGATCGAGGTGCACGGGAGCCAGCTCACCGAGGCGGTCTCCAAGATCACCTGGACGGCCACCGGCGATGCGGCGGTGAAGCCGGGTCAGTTCCAGGAGTTCCCCGTCTCGATGGGGCCGCTGCCGCAGGTCGACACGATGATCTTCAAGATCCTGCAGACCTACTCGGACGGCAACATCTCGCGCTGGATCGAGCCGCCGACGCCGGGTGCTGAGGAGCCGGAGCACCCGGCCCCGGTGCTCACCCTGGCCCCGGCCGCGGCACCGGCCGGTTCGGCCGCGCCCACCGCTGCCGGCACGGCCGTGGCGTCGCCCGATGACGACGATGACGACGAGGGCAACGGGCTCGCGGTCGGTCTCGGTGTGGCCGGTCTCGTCGCCGGTCTGGCCGGCCTGGTGCTGGGTGGGCTGGCGTTCGCCCGGTCCCGCCGAGAGCCGGTCGTCAAGGCCTGA
- a CDS encoding glycosyltransferase family 87 protein yields MPAEPVAPPAVTDDDPGGRTVRRLVAVVALIAVLPALYLPGLNHKFLDLKIYMSAVDWWRAGHPLYDYVQPDRVQGELYFTYPPFSALLLWPFGLLKLDATVTIFTVLTVLALVLTTRWLVTPIIARHDLPRAFTLIVAVLLVLAVESTRETITFGQINMLLVVLILADLLYAVPQARRWAGVGVGLATALKLFPGIFIVYLLATRRWRAAAVASVTAAAATLLAAAVAPGDSWRFWTHELWATDRVGRTDYVGNQSLFGLLSRFTAPEKPDRLLWLLLVAVVAVYGLWRASRAARAGDLLTGLTLTGLVGSLASPITWTHHIYWFVPAVVLLADAALSANRPDEGRRRRWLAGLALGTTALTIYGMVTFHDWGTDPVRTHGPVDFVIHNGYVLLSVLLLVALPVRSGTVRLGPLRSTHPEEKSHQMDRSP; encoded by the coding sequence GTGCCAGCAGAACCCGTCGCACCGCCCGCCGTCACCGACGACGATCCCGGCGGCCGTACGGTCCGCCGCCTAGTCGCGGTGGTGGCCCTCATCGCCGTGCTGCCAGCGCTCTACCTGCCGGGCCTGAACCACAAGTTCCTCGACCTCAAGATCTACATGTCGGCGGTGGACTGGTGGCGCGCCGGCCACCCGCTCTACGACTACGTCCAACCCGACCGGGTGCAGGGCGAGTTGTACTTCACCTACCCGCCATTCAGCGCGCTGCTGCTGTGGCCGTTCGGGCTGTTGAAGCTGGATGCCACTGTGACGATCTTCACGGTGCTCACCGTGCTGGCCCTGGTGCTGACCACCCGTTGGCTGGTGACACCGATCATCGCCCGACACGACCTGCCGCGAGCGTTCACCCTGATCGTCGCCGTACTGCTCGTGCTGGCGGTGGAGAGCACCCGCGAAACGATCACCTTCGGCCAGATCAACATGCTGCTGGTCGTACTCATCCTGGCCGACCTGCTGTACGCGGTGCCGCAGGCGCGGCGCTGGGCCGGGGTGGGGGTGGGGCTGGCGACGGCGCTCAAGCTCTTCCCCGGCATCTTCATCGTGTACCTGTTGGCCACCCGGCGGTGGCGGGCCGCGGCGGTGGCCAGCGTGACCGCGGCGGCGGCGACCCTGCTCGCGGCGGCGGTCGCCCCGGGCGACTCGTGGCGGTTCTGGACCCACGAACTGTGGGCCACCGATCGGGTGGGGCGCACCGACTACGTCGGCAACCAGTCGCTGTTCGGCCTGCTCAGCCGGTTCACCGCGCCGGAGAAGCCAGATCGGCTGCTCTGGCTGCTGCTGGTGGCCGTGGTCGCCGTCTACGGGCTGTGGCGGGCCTCCCGTGCGGCTCGGGCCGGTGACCTGTTGACGGGCCTGACGCTGACCGGGCTGGTCGGTTCCCTGGCGAGCCCGATCACCTGGACCCACCACATCTACTGGTTCGTGCCGGCGGTGGTGCTGCTCGCGGACGCGGCGTTGAGTGCCAACCGCCCGGACGAGGGACGCCGACGCCGGTGGTTGGCCGGGCTGGCGCTGGGCACCACCGCGCTGACCATCTACGGCATGGTGACGTTCCACGACTGGGGCACGGATCCGGTCCGCACCCACGGTCCGGTCGATTTCGTCATTCACAACGGCTACGTGCTGCTCAGTGTGCTGCTGCTGGTGGCCCTGCCGGTGCGCTCGGGCACGGTGCGCCTGGGGCCGCTGCGCTCAACGCACCCTGAGGAAAAATCGCACCAAATGGACAGATCTCCCTAG
- the orn gene encoding oligoribonuclease: MADLLVWIDCEMTGLDLGRDKLIEVAALVTDPDLNVLGDGVDVVIHADEAALEGMPEIVQTMHAKSGLTEEVRRSAVTLAEAEDLVLDYVRTFVKDPRTAPLCGNSIATDRGFIARDMPRLDAHLHYRMIDVSSIKELCRRWYPRVYFGQPQKGLAHRALADIRESIRELEYYRRTVFVPLPGPDVETAKAIAAEL, from the coding sequence GTGGCTGATCTCCTCGTATGGATCGACTGTGAGATGACCGGGCTGGACCTCGGCAGGGACAAGCTGATCGAGGTTGCGGCACTGGTCACCGATCCCGACCTCAACGTACTGGGTGACGGGGTCGACGTGGTGATCCACGCCGATGAGGCGGCACTGGAGGGGATGCCCGAGATCGTCCAGACGATGCACGCCAAGTCCGGCCTCACCGAAGAGGTCCGTCGTTCGGCGGTCACCCTCGCCGAGGCGGAAGACCTGGTCCTGGACTACGTCCGCACCTTCGTTAAGGACCCGCGCACGGCGCCGCTGTGTGGCAACTCGATCGCCACCGACCGGGGCTTCATCGCCCGGGACATGCCCCGCCTCGACGCGCACCTGCACTACCGGATGATCGACGTGTCGTCGATCAAGGAACTCTGCCGTCGCTGGTACCCCCGGGTGTACTTCGGCCAGCCGCAGAAGGGCCTCGCACACCGGGCGTTGGCCGACATCCGGGAGAGCATCCGCGAATTGGAGTACTACCGGCGGACGGTCTTCGTCCCGCTGCCCGGCCCGGACGTCGAGACCGCCAAGGCGATCGCCGCCGAGCTCTGA
- a CDS encoding L,D-transpeptidase — protein MRASQDQLIRPGGRRRVFAAGLLAVALAFTSACTDSDGGKPSSWHGGDESPAPKAAATISEPAADAKDVPASTGITFTTKDAVKTTVELKDAAGKAVEGTLAADGKTWLPAGALAYGTSYTATVTATGDDERPATATSTFTTMAKPGNQVRVSSFLGDNQVVGVGMPLIVKFSRGIPEDYRDDVQRRMTVTSTPAQEGIWHWVSPTEIRYRPKEFWKADSKVSYRVQAGGLPMGEGWYGRADLAVDIKIGASVVMTVDNKTKRMTVTRNGAVVKTIPVSLGKKTTPSSSGTMVVIEKLRKTVFDTMEELGPEEGYRTKIDFAQRLTWGGEFIHAAPWSEGQQGSVNVSHGCVNVSMANGDWLFRNTQIGDPITVKGTERKLQNGNGWTDWNMSWDEYVKGSALPYEPPADPDTTPTPDAAVTPTATPTA, from the coding sequence ATGCGAGCTAGCCAGGACCAGCTGATCAGGCCCGGTGGGCGACGCCGCGTGTTCGCGGCGGGACTCCTCGCCGTGGCGCTGGCTTTCACCTCCGCCTGCACCGACAGCGACGGCGGCAAGCCGTCCTCGTGGCACGGCGGCGATGAGAGCCCGGCGCCGAAAGCGGCGGCGACCATCAGCGAGCCGGCGGCCGATGCCAAGGACGTGCCAGCGTCCACCGGCATCACCTTCACCACGAAGGACGCCGTGAAGACCACCGTCGAGCTCAAGGACGCGGCCGGCAAGGCGGTCGAGGGCACCCTCGCCGCGGATGGCAAGACCTGGTTGCCGGCCGGCGCGCTGGCCTATGGCACGAGCTACACGGCGACCGTGACCGCCACCGGCGACGACGAGCGTCCGGCCACCGCGACCAGCACCTTCACCACCATGGCCAAGCCGGGCAATCAGGTACGGGTGAGCAGCTTCCTCGGCGACAATCAGGTGGTCGGGGTCGGAATGCCGCTGATCGTGAAGTTCAGCCGGGGCATTCCGGAGGACTACCGCGACGACGTGCAGCGCCGGATGACGGTGACCTCGACACCGGCCCAGGAGGGCATCTGGCACTGGGTCAGCCCGACCGAGATCCGGTACCGGCCGAAGGAGTTCTGGAAGGCCGACAGCAAGGTCTCCTACCGGGTGCAGGCCGGTGGCCTGCCGATGGGTGAGGGCTGGTATGGCCGCGCCGACCTCGCGGTGGACATCAAGATCGGCGCTTCGGTGGTCATGACGGTGGACAACAAGACCAAGCGGATGACGGTGACCCGCAACGGCGCCGTGGTCAAGACCATCCCGGTCAGCCTCGGCAAGAAGACCACCCCCTCGTCCAGCGGGACGATGGTGGTGATCGAGAAGCTGCGCAAGACCGTGTTCGACACGATGGAGGAGCTGGGCCCCGAGGAGGGCTACCGCACCAAGATCGACTTTGCGCAGCGACTCACCTGGGGCGGCGAGTTCATCCACGCGGCGCCCTGGTCCGAGGGTCAGCAGGGCAGCGTGAACGTCTCGCACGGTTGCGTGAACGTGTCGATGGCCAACGGCGACTGGCTGTTCAGGAACACCCAGATCGGCGACCCGATCACGGTCAAGGGCACCGAGCGCAAGCTGCAGAACGGCAACGGATGGACCGACTGGAACATGAGCTGGGACGAGTACGTCAAGGGCAGCGCCCTCCCGTACGAGCCGCCGGCCGACCCGGACACCACCCCGACCCCGGACGCTGCCGTCACGCCGACAGCCACCCCGACCGCCTGA
- a CDS encoding L,D-transpeptidase, with protein sequence MTRFTRAGAVLGALTLVASLALTGCGDKQKKPEFVGGASSDVSAAPDASGPSAPDASSTPSGPPLALSPADGTNNRPVSTEISAKLPDGGKVSAVTLTADGGGAVEGKLRTDGSAWVPSTPLKYGTRYTATVTASGADGTSSQGTSSFTTMAKPKSTVGSGLYLFDDKSYGVAMPVVTEFHPGIPKKDRAAVQKRMFVRTDPPQPGAWHWVDNGTQAYYRAPEYWKPGTTITVRIALAGIPLSNGKYGDVDRKATAKIGRSFVMKVDNANKKMAVYENGALVRTIPVSLGKKSTPSSSGTMVVMEKKEATTFDTRDDPDPANRYVTDIEFAQRLTWGGEYIHAAPWSEHVQGRQNVSHGCVNVSMANAKWLFDKTRIGDPITVKGTERRLAAGNGWTAWSLSWSQFIKGSALPVPSGGAGPAL encoded by the coding sequence ATGACACGGTTCACGCGAGCCGGGGCGGTGCTGGGCGCTCTGACTCTGGTGGCGTCGCTGGCACTGACCGGGTGCGGCGACAAGCAGAAGAAGCCGGAATTCGTTGGCGGGGCGTCGTCAGACGTGAGCGCCGCACCAGACGCGTCCGGGCCCTCGGCACCGGACGCGTCGAGCACGCCGAGCGGGCCCCCGCTCGCCCTGAGCCCGGCCGACGGCACTAACAACCGGCCGGTGAGCACGGAGATCAGCGCGAAGCTCCCGGACGGCGGGAAGGTTTCCGCCGTCACCCTGACGGCCGACGGCGGGGGCGCGGTGGAGGGCAAGCTCCGCACCGACGGTTCCGCCTGGGTGCCGTCCACCCCGCTGAAGTACGGCACCCGCTACACCGCCACGGTGACCGCGAGCGGTGCCGACGGCACGAGCAGCCAGGGCACCAGCAGCTTCACCACGATGGCCAAGCCGAAGTCGACGGTGGGTTCCGGCCTGTACCTCTTCGACGACAAGAGCTACGGGGTGGCGATGCCGGTGGTCACCGAGTTCCACCCGGGGATCCCGAAGAAGGACCGGGCGGCGGTGCAGAAGCGGATGTTCGTCCGCACCGACCCGCCGCAGCCGGGGGCCTGGCACTGGGTCGACAACGGCACGCAGGCCTACTACCGGGCACCCGAGTACTGGAAGCCCGGCACCACCATCACGGTGCGGATCGCGCTGGCTGGCATACCGCTGAGCAACGGCAAGTACGGCGACGTCGACCGGAAGGCCACCGCCAAGATCGGCCGGTCCTTCGTGATGAAGGTCGACAACGCCAACAAGAAGATGGCGGTGTACGAGAACGGCGCTCTGGTGCGCACCATTCCGGTGAGCCTCGGTAAGAAGAGCACACCGTCGTCGAGCGGCACGATGGTCGTGATGGAGAAGAAGGAAGCCACGACCTTCGACACCCGCGACGATCCGGACCCGGCCAACCGCTACGTCACCGACATCGAGTTCGCCCAGCGGCTCACCTGGGGTGGCGAGTACATCCACGCCGCGCCCTGGTCCGAGCACGTGCAGGGGCGGCAGAACGTCTCGCACGGCTGCGTGAACGTGTCCATGGCGAACGCCAAGTGGCTGTTCGACAAGACGAGGATCGGTGACCCGATCACGGTCAAGGGCACCGAGCGCCGGCTCGCCGCCGGCAACGGCTGGACGGCGTGGAGCCTGAGCTGGTCGCAGTTCATCAAGGGCAGCGCGCTGCCCGTACCCAGTGGCGGGGCCGGCCCGGCGCTCTGA
- a CDS encoding J domain-containing protein: MPSDGQDPYTVLGVTRESSVAEIRERYLLLVQIWHPDRHQSSAASVRAEVTQQMQRINAAYKQLRDTHEREARARQDRERQARERQTRERQDRERQARERQDRERQDRERHDRDREDREREDREREDREREARKREARERKDPERQRRERQARERETREREHPRAQWTHPSCTGTSPQEAPSSMASTVHPIAIALRSGDRGYTLRAYLDDQRTEAAFPGAQGHLLLFRSVASLRKYLARTEAHELAGIPDWESVLDRIGGTETEPDDENCYEFDLILHSLRFAPTQWIPSLFITNRDLVRELAVAFSIDDVLNLLTVGSPLDHLDDLFRAVDRPIAGWGARRQLASLQGGQASTLWRKAIRGVEERVRWLR, translated from the coding sequence ATGCCCTCTGACGGACAGGATCCGTACACCGTTCTCGGAGTGACGCGTGAATCGTCGGTCGCGGAGATTCGGGAGCGCTACCTCCTTCTCGTGCAGATCTGGCATCCCGACCGGCATCAGTCGAGCGCTGCGAGCGTCCGCGCAGAAGTCACTCAGCAGATGCAGCGGATCAACGCGGCGTACAAGCAGTTGAGAGATACCCACGAGCGTGAAGCCCGTGCACGGCAGGACCGGGAGCGTCAGGCGCGCGAACGCCAGACCCGCGAACGGCAGGACCGGGAGCGTCAGGCCCGCGAACGGCAGGACCGAGAGCGGCAGGATCGCGAACGGCACGACCGCGATCGCGAGGACCGTGAACGCGAGGACCGTGAACGCGAGGACCGTGAACGCGAGGCCCGGAAGCGCGAGGCCCGGGAGCGCAAGGATCCCGAGCGTCAGCGCAGGGAACGTCAGGCCCGCGAACGCGAGACCCGCGAACGCGAGCATCCCAGGGCTCAATGGACACACCCGAGCTGCACGGGTACGAGCCCGCAGGAAGCTCCATCGAGCATGGCGTCAACCGTTCACCCCATTGCCATCGCGCTTCGGTCTGGCGATAGGGGATACACGCTTCGCGCGTACCTCGACGACCAACGGACCGAGGCGGCCTTTCCCGGCGCCCAGGGGCACCTCCTCCTGTTCAGATCCGTAGCTTCCCTGCGTAAGTATCTGGCCAGGACCGAAGCGCATGAGTTGGCCGGCATTCCGGACTGGGAAAGCGTCCTGGACCGGATCGGCGGCACCGAGACCGAGCCTGACGACGAAAACTGCTACGAATTCGACCTCATCCTGCACAGCCTGCGATTTGCGCCGACGCAGTGGATCCCGTCCCTGTTCATCACCAACCGCGATCTCGTTCGAGAGCTCGCGGTGGCGTTCAGCATCGACGACGTGCTGAATCTGCTGACCGTGGGCTCGCCGCTCGATCATCTCGACGATCTGTTTCGGGCCGTGGACAGGCCGATCGCCGGATGGGGTGCGCGTCGCCAACTTGCCTCCCTGCAGGGAGGGCAGGCCAGCACCCTGTGGCGAAAGGCGATCCGGGGCGTCGAAGAGCGGGTCCGCTGGCTACGTTGA
- a CDS encoding glycoside hydrolase family 3 protein — MRNWRLRRGITALALALLALPTVPGTALADPTYPFRNPHLPVNARVDDLLGRLTQDEKISWLHQYQPAIPRLGIGLFKTGTEALHGVAWSTDIDNNGAVVKANGTVFPQPVGMASTWNTDLIRQVGSAVGDEARGYHAQNPRVWGLNLWAPVVNLLRDPRWGRNEEGYSEDPVLTAAISTAYGSGMTGGDPNHLKSAPTLKHYLAYNNEVRRDVTSSNVPPRVLNEYDRAAFRPAIAADAATGVMASYNLVNGRPATVDPDLATVVRGWTDQPLMNVTDAWAPNNLVASQGYYATQAEGNAAIVKAGLNSFITDDTNAQPTVTAIKEALAAGLLTERDIDARIREILNVRFRLGEFDPGGGRYGSITPDVINSPEHQRLARQAAGEAMVLLKNSRQALPLDPARTRKVAVLGPLADTLYSDWYGGDLPYQVTALDGIRERLGSSASVSGLDGADRIALKDSATGRYVTATGTTDADPVAATGAAASPAAQFDVVDWGQDVVTLRNAANGRYLGYNWGPFVTRDEQPNGWYVQQQFKLEPQADGSVVLRYVGYETTESWFGADTYVTVGADGALKLGASTAADATHFSREVVSSGLDRAVAAAKAADTAVLVVGSNPFINGREAHDRTSTALSAGQEALVKAVVKANPRTVLVLQTSYPVTIGWEQEHVPAIVWTTHAGAETGHAVADVLFGDRNPSGRLTQTWYRSDGQLPPDLLEYDIITSGQTYLYNTAKPLYPFGYGLSYTRFTYGQPRTAARSVAADGTIAVSVAVTNTGSRAGSEVVQLYTHQRTSRDKTPLRALKAFQRVELAPGQTRTVTLRLPAADLAHWDVTRSRWVVESSTYDLLVGASADDVRARTAVAVRGETIPARDLSRTTRAENFDRYAGVRLVDETKVRGTSVGATASGQWISFAGSALRPGAHTFTARVAKAGADAGTVQVRLGSPTGRLLGTATVPSTGDDYRYVSVSAELARAAGTHDVYLVFDSALRLADFSIR, encoded by the coding sequence ATGCGGAACTGGCGCCTTCGGCGCGGAATCACCGCGCTCGCGCTCGCCCTGCTGGCCCTACCGACCGTCCCCGGCACGGCGCTTGCCGATCCCACCTACCCGTTCCGAAATCCACACCTGCCCGTGAACGCCCGGGTCGACGATCTGCTCGGGCGGCTCACCCAGGACGAGAAGATCTCGTGGCTGCACCAGTACCAGCCGGCCATTCCCCGGCTGGGCATCGGCCTGTTCAAGACCGGCACCGAGGCGTTGCACGGGGTGGCCTGGTCGACCGACATCGACAACAACGGTGCGGTGGTGAAGGCCAACGGAACCGTCTTCCCGCAGCCGGTGGGCATGGCGAGCACGTGGAACACCGACCTGATCCGGCAGGTGGGTTCGGCCGTCGGCGACGAGGCACGCGGTTACCACGCGCAGAACCCGCGAGTCTGGGGTCTCAACCTCTGGGCGCCGGTGGTCAACCTGCTGCGCGACCCGCGGTGGGGCCGCAACGAGGAGGGCTATTCCGAGGACCCGGTGCTCACCGCCGCGATCTCCACCGCGTACGGCTCGGGAATGACCGGCGGGGATCCCAACCATCTGAAGAGTGCCCCGACCCTCAAGCACTACCTGGCCTACAACAACGAGGTCCGGCGCGACGTGACCTCGTCGAACGTGCCGCCACGGGTGCTCAACGAGTACGACCGCGCTGCCTTCAGGCCGGCCATCGCCGCCGACGCGGCGACCGGGGTGATGGCCTCGTACAACCTGGTCAACGGTCGCCCGGCCACCGTGGATCCGGATCTGGCCACGGTGGTACGTGGCTGGACCGACCAGCCGCTGATGAACGTGACGGACGCCTGGGCGCCGAACAACCTCGTCGCCTCACAGGGGTATTACGCCACCCAGGCCGAGGGGAACGCCGCGATCGTCAAGGCCGGCCTCAACAGCTTCATCACCGACGACACCAACGCGCAGCCGACCGTCACCGCCATCAAGGAGGCGCTGGCCGCTGGCCTGCTCACCGAGCGGGACATCGACGCCCGGATCCGGGAGATCCTGAACGTGCGGTTCCGGCTGGGTGAGTTCGATCCGGGCGGCGGCCGGTACGGCAGCATCACCCCCGATGTCATCAACAGCCCCGAACATCAGCGGCTGGCCCGCCAGGCCGCGGGCGAGGCGATGGTGCTGCTGAAGAACTCCCGGCAGGCCCTTCCGTTGGATCCGGCCCGCACCCGCAAGGTGGCCGTGCTCGGGCCGTTGGCCGACACCCTCTACTCCGACTGGTACGGCGGCGACCTGCCGTATCAGGTGACCGCGCTCGACGGCATCCGCGAGCGGTTGGGCAGCTCCGCGAGCGTCAGCGGGCTCGACGGGGCGGACCGGATCGCCCTGAAGGACTCAGCGACCGGCCGGTACGTCACAGCCACCGGCACCACCGATGCCGACCCGGTCGCCGCCACCGGCGCCGCCGCGTCCCCCGCCGCTCAGTTCGACGTGGTGGACTGGGGCCAGGATGTGGTGACGTTGCGCAACGCCGCCAACGGCCGCTACCTCGGCTACAACTGGGGGCCGTTCGTCACCCGTGACGAGCAGCCGAACGGCTGGTACGTGCAGCAGCAGTTCAAGCTGGAGCCGCAGGCCGACGGCAGCGTGGTGCTGCGCTACGTCGGCTACGAGACCACGGAGAGCTGGTTCGGTGCCGACACGTACGTCACGGTTGGCGCCGACGGCGCCCTCAAACTCGGCGCGTCGACCGCGGCCGACGCCACCCACTTCAGCCGTGAGGTGGTCAGCAGCGGGCTCGACCGGGCCGTCGCCGCGGCCAAGGCGGCCGACACCGCCGTCCTGGTCGTCGGCAGCAACCCGTTCATCAACGGGCGCGAGGCGCACGACCGGACCTCCACGGCCCTGAGCGCCGGCCAGGAGGCGCTGGTCAAGGCGGTCGTCAAGGCCAACCCCCGCACCGTGCTGGTGCTCCAGACCAGCTACCCGGTGACCATCGGATGGGAACAGGAGCACGTGCCGGCCATCGTCTGGACCACCCACGCGGGGGCCGAGACCGGGCACGCCGTCGCCGACGTCCTGTTCGGTGACCGCAACCCCTCCGGCCGGCTCACCCAGACCTGGTACCGCTCAGACGGGCAGTTGCCGCCGGACCTGCTGGAGTACGACATCATCACGTCCGGCCAGACCTACCTGTACAACACCGCGAAGCCGCTCTACCCGTTCGGCTACGGGCTGTCGTACACCCGATTCACCTATGGCCAGCCCCGCACCGCCGCCCGGTCGGTCGCGGCCGACGGCACCATCGCGGTCAGTGTCGCCGTGACCAACACCGGCAGTCGGGCCGGGTCCGAGGTGGTCCAGCTCTACACCCACCAGCGCACCTCGCGGGACAAGACACCGCTTCGAGCGCTCAAGGCGTTCCAGCGGGTCGAACTGGCACCCGGGCAGACCCGGACCGTGACGCTGCGACTGCCCGCCGCGGACCTGGCGCACTGGGACGTCACCCGCAGCCGGTGGGTGGTCGAGTCGTCCACCTACGACCTGCTGGTGGGCGCGTCCGCCGACGACGTCCGGGCCCGGACGGCGGTCGCCGTCCGCGGTGAGACGATCCCGGCCCGGGACCTGTCGCGGACCACCCGGGCGGAGAATTTCGACAGGTACGCGGGCGTCCGGCTGGTCGACGAGACGAAGGTCCGGGGTACTTCCGTCGGCGCCACCGCCTCCGGTCAGTGGATCTCGTTCGCCGGGTCCGCCCTGCGCCCCGGCGCGCACACCTTCACCGCGAGGGTCGCCAAGGCCGGCGCGGACGCCGGCACGGTCCAGGTCCGACTGGGCTCGCCCACCGGCCGGTTGCTCGGCACGGCCACCGTGCCCAGCACCGGCGACGACTACCGGTACGTCAGCGTCAGCGCCGAGTTGGCCCGGGCCGCTGGCACCCACGACGTGTACCTGGTGTTCGATTCGGCGTTGCGGCTGGCCGACTTCTCCATCAGGTGA
- a CDS encoding CotH kinase family protein, with protein sequence MGAGDYMGVYMIVETIKNSKDRLDLKQLDSDDVTLPKIQGGYIWKFEWMAAEEPTLPCTGPAATCWNYLEVVDPSPLQPQQRDWLRGHIQEFNDVLRAPNFADPTTGYRRYIEVDSFVDLMIVNELSREMDSYVRSSHFYKDRDSKIFAGPLWDFDLSFGVGGFFANDQVAGWQHQQTRQPSANDWFAQLLRDPAFVDQARSRWQTLRRGLLSDTALQARINALATPLTNAAQRNFQRWPNLSAPAVSFFRTPTSPTWQGQVQVMRDWMLRRAAWLDSTAGWGGTVTTSPPTPTTPPPSPTTPPPTTPPPTTPPPPSAGCTATYAVTSQWSGGFQGEVRVTAGTAAISGWTVTWTYANGQSITQSWNATVTSQGSAVTARNVVYNGALGAGSSTTFGFLGSSTGTLSTPTLTCSATR encoded by the coding sequence GTGGGCGCTGGTGACTACATGGGCGTCTACATGATCGTGGAGACGATCAAGAACTCCAAGGACCGTCTCGACCTCAAACAGTTGGACTCCGACGACGTGACCCTGCCGAAGATCCAGGGCGGGTACATCTGGAAGTTCGAGTGGATGGCGGCCGAGGAGCCGACGTTGCCGTGCACGGGACCGGCGGCCACCTGCTGGAACTACCTTGAGGTCGTCGACCCGTCGCCGCTGCAACCGCAACAGCGGGACTGGCTGCGCGGTCACATCCAGGAGTTCAACGACGTGCTGCGGGCACCGAACTTCGCCGACCCGACCACCGGATACCGCAGGTACATTGAGGTCGACTCCTTCGTCGACCTCATGATCGTCAACGAGCTGAGCCGGGAGATGGACTCGTACGTCCGAAGCTCCCACTTCTACAAGGATCGCGACAGCAAGATCTTCGCTGGCCCCCTGTGGGACTTCGACCTCAGCTTCGGCGTCGGTGGATTCTTCGCCAACGACCAGGTGGCGGGCTGGCAGCACCAGCAGACCCGGCAGCCGTCGGCCAACGACTGGTTCGCCCAGTTGCTGCGGGATCCCGCATTCGTCGACCAGGCCCGCTCACGCTGGCAGACGCTGCGACGCGGCCTGCTCTCCGACACCGCGCTACAGGCTCGGATCAACGCCCTCGCCACACCGCTGACCAACGCGGCCCAACGCAACTTCCAACGCTGGCCCAACCTGAGCGCACCGGCGGTCAGCTTCTTCCGTACGCCGACCTCGCCCACCTGGCAGGGCCAGGTCCAGGTCATGCGGGACTGGATGCTGCGCCGCGCCGCCTGGCTGGACTCCACCGCCGGCTGGGGCGGGACCGTCACCACCTCGCCGCCCACTCCGACGACCCCGCCGCCCTCCCCGACAACCCCGCCACCGACCACTCCCCCACCGACCACCCCGCCGCCACCGTCGGCCGGCTGCACCGCCACGTACGCGGTGACCAGCCAGTGGTCCGGCGGGTTCCAGGGCGAGGTACGGGTCACCGCGGGAACCGCGGCGATCAGCGGTTGGACCGTGACGTGGACCTACGCCAACGGGCAGAGCATCACCCAGAGCTGGAACGCGACAGTCACGAGTCAGGGGTCCGCCGTGACCGCCCGCAATGTCGTCTACAACGGTGCCCTCGGCGCGGGCTCCAGCACCACGTTCGGTTTCCTCGGCTCGTCCACCGGCACGCTCAGCACACCCACGCTGACCTGTAGCGCGACACGCTGA
- a CDS encoding DUF6582 domain-containing protein, with protein sequence MKSTWKPHEKHGGLSDKDKRELPETVFAFPGKRKEPMTDAGHVRNAVARFDQVQGVTDEERDLAFQNILAAAAHYGVDVAETNWRQLGRLPHTPNPAH encoded by the coding sequence ATGAAGTCAACCTGGAAGCCCCACGAGAAGCACGGCGGCCTGTCGGACAAGGACAAGCGCGAGCTGCCGGAGACCGTCTTCGCGTTTCCCGGCAAACGCAAAGAGCCGATGACCGACGCGGGCCACGTCCGCAATGCCGTCGCCCGCTTCGATCAGGTGCAGGGCGTCACCGACGAGGAACGCGACCTGGCCTTCCAGAACATCCTCGCCGCTGCGGCTCATTACGGCGTCGACGTCGCGGAGACGAACTGGCGCCAACTCGGTCGACTGCCGCACACGCCGAACCCCGCGCACTGA